Part of the Bacteriovorax sp. BAL6_X genome, CCTCTCCACGTGCAATATCGCTTGAAAGAGCAATCATATTGTTTTCAATAAAAGATATTGCAGATACTCGTGCTGATTTTGCATCTTCACAACCAAGAGTACCAGTTGACATTGCAAACGTCTGGTTACCAAAGATACCGTTTGTTGTTGCTGCTAGTACGTTAAGAGCTAGTCCTGACTTACCTTCGAAAATTACGGCACCAAGACCACACCCCGCTGGTCCGTGAGCTGCAATTGCTGAAGAAGTAAGAACAGTAAAAAGTGCCGCGCATAATAGTTTTTTCATCAATAAACTCCTTAATATTGAGATGTTTGTAAAACAATATAAAGAGTTTAGTTGACTAAGGATGAATGTAAATTAAAGTTAGCTCGTTTTTAAGTGAGTAAAACTTCTCCATTTTTTAAGAAATTTTTAATTTACAGAATCGTCCTTTGTAGAGCATTAAGTGGATCTTTAAAGTTACCTTGATTATAAACTTCCTTAATCTCTCGAAATATATTTAATAAATTCTTTTTTCCACCAGTGCTCGTACATAACTTTAAAATATAGTTATTTGCTAAAATAAATGCACATGAGTGGGCCGTCAGTTTATTTGTACTTAACTTGTGAGGAAAGCCATCACCCTTAGGTCTTTCGTGGTGTTGGGCCACGACAAAGTCAGCTTCAGGATAGCCTGTGAAATGTTGTGCAATTTCAGCGGCCTTAATAGGGTGTATGCGATAATTTTCCTGCTCACTTTCTTTAAACATTTTAAGCTGTGGGTCCTCAAGGGATTGAATTGAAGCAAGGTCTTCGTTATCCAGCATTGAGTCATACAGAAGAGAAGCAAGTCCAAGCTTCTTTTTAGAAGTTTCGGAGGCCCATCCAAGTGCTTGGAGTATAAAGTGAGATAAATAAAGTGTCATAATCGACTGGGTTGCAACATCGAATGGCCCTTTTGGAAATAATGAAAGAACATTACGATACTTCTTATTCTCAAGAATAATGTCGCGACTGCAAAGAATAACTTCATCACATAACTTGATGACATTCTCTGAGACACCAACTGTTTTTACATATTGATGAATAAGAAGAACCGCCTTAATTTGGTTCTCAATAACTTCTGAGTCCTGTAGTTTCTTTCTACTTTCAAATACTCTAAGAAGATTCTCGATTCCTTCTTCTAGAAATTTTAAATAATCATTCTTCTTTAAATAGAGAACTTTAATATTCTTTCGTGCATAAGAGTGGATTGTTGAATGAGAATACTTCTTATTTGCTGAAATGATCTTCGTATACTTTGTTTGTGTTAACTCTAAGTAGACATCATAGGCGATGGTATCAAATAGATAAAAACCACGAATTTTCATTGGAAGTAAGTCTTCATCCTCGAACTCTTCAATGCTTGAGCCAAAGTCTTCACTTTTTACCCAAGCTAGTGCCTTGTTCACCGCAGTCATAAAGTCTGCTTCTTCAATTGGGCGCAAAAGGGCCGAGCTTGATTCACTTCGTGCATATAGAGC contains:
- a CDS encoding metal-dependent phosphohydrolase, coding for MKALYICDEKDEWGYIRDSFSNCFPNIQLHCAISGDDAIDLLSFEGPFAMIIIEVSLKNEDPSQLAGKILSITGQRPFIFIGMEAMIKQRIPDALYARSESSSALLRPIEEADFMTAVNKALAWVKSEDFGSSIEEFEDEDLLPMKIRGFYLFDTIAYDVYLELTQTKYTKIISANKKYSHSTIHSYARKNIKVLYLKKNDYLKFLEEGIENLLRVFESRKKLQDSEVIENQIKAVLLIHQYVKTVGVSENVIKLCDEVILCSRDIILENKKYRNVLSLFPKGPFDVATQSIMTLYLSHFILQALGWASETSKKKLGLASLLYDSMLDNEDLASIQSLEDPQLKMFKESEQENYRIHPIKAAEIAQHFTGYPEADFVVAQHHERPKGDGFPHKLSTNKLTAHSCAFILANNYILKLCTSTGGKKNLLNIFREIKEVYNQGNFKDPLNALQRTIL
- a CDS encoding DUF3015 family protein, with product MKKLLCAALFTVLTSSAIAAHGPAGCGLGAVIFEGKSGLALNVLAATTNGIFGNQTFAMSTGTLGCEDAKSARVSAISFIENNMIALSSDIARGEGESLDAYLALVDAPTANKASLKQNFDMIFAQNTDAQAIHNNIQSVLAM